From Hydrotalea sp.:
ATGGCCAGCCCCCGTTTTTTTGCTTGGCGAATAATATCGACCCCGGCGCGCGTGGTGATTGGCCCGGCGTGGTAACGCCCGCCCACCAACCCAACCAGCGTGATGTCGCGTTGCAATTGCACGGCCTCGCTGACCGCTGGCGCGGACGGCAAACCCAAACGACTGGCCAACAACGAACTGGTCATCACCGCATCTTGGTTGCTTAGCGACGGGTCCTCGGGGTGCGCCAAAATCAGCGCGTTAAAATTTTTGGCATAACGCAGGATTTGCAAAAACGCCTCGCTCGACGCGGCATTATGGTCGCCATCACAAAAACCCAGCGCGCCGGCCAAACCCATCAAACCATATTCGCTTAATTGCGTGCCGGCCAGGCCGCGCGTCATGGCGCCATAACAATGCAGGTTCGCCACCGGCAAATCGCCGCCATCACCATCCCTTGCATTTTTAGGATTGGTCAAGGAAAGAAAAGCCCGCACCGATTTGGCATCATCCAGCAAGTTTTTTTGCGATGGCACCACCACCGCGTGGGTCACGCCGGCGGCAAACAACACCCGCGACCAACGTTGCAAACTATCGGCCGCGCTCAAATTATTAATGGTGGTGCGCATGTCAAAAAACGATGGCGCGATAACATGCCCGCCGCCGTCTATCATCACCGCATCGGGCATGTTGGGCGCGGCACCGCCCCCCCATTGTTCGATGAAACCCGCACCGTCGATAACGACATGGCCGGCGGATTCGCCCCCGAGTTTTCGGATATTTTTAATGATGGTTTTTTTCATGTGCATGGTTCCTGATTTATTATTTTTTTCCTGTGCGGTTGGTTGGCGCGGCTTGTTTTGCGCGCGCGTCTGTGTCGCTCAACAAAATATCCATTACCGCCATCCGCACCATGACACCCATTTCAACTTGCGACATTATCAATGACCTATCCATCATGTCGGCGATGGCCGAATCGATTTCGACCCCGCGGTTCATTGGCCCGGGGTGCATCACCAACGCGCCGGGTTTGGCGAGGGCTAATTTTTTTTCATCCAAGCCATAAAAATAATAATATTCGGCGGGCGATGGCAGGAAACTGCCGTTCATTCTCTCCTTTTGCAGGCGCAACATCATGATAATATCAACATCGCTTAACCCCTCATTCATGTCGGTGAAAACCTCCACCCCCATTTCGGCCACCCGTTCGGGCAAAAGGGTCAGGGGCGCAATCACCCGCACCCGCGCGCCCAATTTTCGCCATAAAATAATATTCGACCGCGCGACCCGCGAATGCAAAATATCGCCGCAGATAGCTATCGTCAGGTTTTTTAATTGCGCCATTCCCTTATCTATACCCCCAAGTTGCAGGCTTATCGTCGCGGCGTCGAGCAGTGCCTGGGTCGGGTGTTCGTGCGCCCCATCGCCCGCGTTGATGACAGGGCAGGAAACCTTCAGCGACAACAAATGGGCCGAGCCAGCCTCGGCGTTCCGCACCACCAACAGGGCTGGTCGCATCGCGCTTAAGGTCAAGGCGGTATCCAAAATCGTTTCACCCTTTTTTATCGAACTGCCCTCAACCGAAAAATTAATCACATCCATTCCCAATCGTTTGCCGGCAATTTCAAACGATTTTTGGGTGCGGGTCGAACTTTCGGTAAAAAGATTGATTAGGCTCTTGCCGCGGTATTTATCGATGATTTGGTTTTTAGTGTCGCTTTCGTGGCTGGCCTGCCAATAATCGAGCGAACGGGCAATGATAGAATGAATATCGGCGGCGGATAAATCATCAATTGATAATAAATGTCGCCCTTGGTAGGGAAGATAGGAATCGGTCATTACCGCCATAGCATTTACCCTGTTAAACAATCTTGCGGGTTAATGTCAAGGATATTTTCGCGGGGTATTTTAGAATGTATTTTCACAGGGTTTTCGCAAGGATATTTAAAAGGCCTAATCGCAAGGTCAATCTCATGGCCCCGCAACCGGCAATTATTTATGACCAACGACCAAAGCCCAGGATAATGACCAACAGCAAAATAATCGCCGATGCAATGCCGGCATAAACATCATCCATAATAACCATTATCCCCTTAGGGCTAGCGGCCAATTTATTTTCCATGTCAACCCGCCCAATGATGGATGGTTTCCAAATATCAAACAGGCGGAACAGAAAAAACGAAACAACAATCAACCCGCTGGTCACCATCGGGGTTAAGAAGGAAAAGCAAAAAGCAATCGGTAACAGGGCAATCGTCTGGCCGATGATTTCATCCACCACGACCTCGCTCGGGTCATTTCTTTTCGGGTTATTTTTGTCAATCAATTTCCGATTTTTCAAAAAATGCTCGGTCGCCCAAAAACCCAATGGTATGATAATAAACAACCACAACAGCCAGATAAAAAATAATTCATGCGACAACAGATTTATT
This genomic window contains:
- a CDS encoding dihydroorotase, whose translation is MKKTIIKNIRKLGGESAGHVVIDGAGFIEQWGGGAAPNMPDAVMIDGGGHVIAPSFFDMRTTINNLSAADSLQRWSRVLFAAGVTHAVVVPSQKNLLDDAKSVRAFLSLTNPKNARDGDGGDLPVANLHCYGAMTRGLAGTQLSEYGLMGLAGALGFCDGDHNAASSEAFLQILRYAKNFNALILAHPEDPSLSNQDAVMTSSLLASRLGLPSAPAVSEAVQLQRDITLVGLVGGRYHAGPITTRAGVDIIRQAKKRGLAITADTAPHYFTLNETAIGHYLTHAKLSPPLRGEDDRQAVVEGIIDGTIDIIASDHKPLHDDKKRLPFASAVVGMASIETMLPLMITTLHHQHGMALEKIIAMVTTKPRELFAAAFGGKKNGEDLLAVGQPADMVLLDEKTLWKINSGEFVSPSKNTPFDGSRVQGRVVKTIKQGRVVFDMELRKEEIIRDPMHEVIRDPMDEVILDHKVSVYHLF
- a CDS encoding aspartate carbamoyltransferase catalytic subunit, with the protein product MTDSYLPYQGRHLLSIDDLSAADIHSIIARSLDYWQASHESDTKNQIIDKYRGKSLINLFTESSTRTQKSFEIAGKRLGMDVINFSVEGSSIKKGETILDTALTLSAMRPALLVVRNAEAGSAHLLSLKVSCPVINAGDGAHEHPTQALLDAATISLQLGGIDKGMAQLKNLTIAICGDILHSRVARSNIILWRKLGARVRVIAPLTLLPERVAEMGVEVFTDMNEGLSDVDIIMMLRLQKERMNGSFLPSPAEYYYFYGLDEKKLALAKPGALVMHPGPMNRGVEIDSAIADMMDRSLIMSQVEMGVMVRMAVMDILLSDTDARAKQAAPTNRTGKK
- a CDS encoding phosphatidylglycerophosphatase A — encoded protein: MKRAKQKNSKLKLANAKMNKGAKWLVAWVVATGGGLGYAPIASGTVVSFAVALLFFGLTIINLLSHELFFIWLLWLFIIIPLGFWATEHFLKNRKLIDKNNPKRNDPSEVVVDEIIGQTIALLPIAFCFSFLTPMVTSGLIVVSFFLFRLFDIWKPSIIGRVDMENKLAASPKGIMVIMDDVYAGIASAIILLLVIILGFGRWS